The stretch of DNA GTTTTGGATGATGCGAGCGATATATACGGAACCGTAACCAAGGTACATTATCAGGGTCGGGATTATATTTGTACAATGGAAGTTGATGAGGTAGAGATTTTGTTTTATTCTGAAACCGAAATTCTACCCAATCAATATTTACCAATCAAAATCATCAATTATCGAACGATTGAGTGAGGTTTTTTGATAAAAAAAAGCGACAAATCGTCGCTTTAAATTTATTTTTTGATGAATTTTTTTGAGTAAGATTTTCCCTTTTCGGTTTCGATCTTTATCAGATAAACTCCTTTGCTGAGCTGTTGAACGAACACCTTTTTTTGGGTCGTTTCGAGGATTTTTTTACCCGACAGCTCATAAATAGTAATTGATTTTATTTGCTCTTGGTTCGGCAAATCAATCAAAAATTCTTTTTCAACAGGATTTGGATAGAGTTTAAAAACTGCTGTTTTTGTATCAGAAGTAGAAAGTTTTTCTTCGTTGATTTTTATCAAATCATAATACGCATCACCACCAAAGTTGTCATGAACCATATTGAGCCCGACAATTTGTGTTTTGGAAAAGTTCTCTCCAGTGAAAATTAAACTATCATCTACCCAGTATTTTATAGTTTCTGGATCTATCTCTACACGCACCGAATACCATTTTTTTGGAGTCCAGCTAAAATTACTAATTCGGGTAGAGCGATAATCTTCTGTGGTATACACATATGCGGTACCATTGTTATCGAAAGCCAAACCGAATACAGCGACATACTCATCGTCTTTTATACCAAAGCCTGTAAATTCGAAATTAGACTTATTGCCCTCGGTAGGATAAACTTTATAAGAAATACTGAATCCATCGGTGAAATCATAAGGCGTATCAAATGTTTTGGTTGCTCCGAAAATCGGAAACCATTGAAAACCATATGCATCATCAAAACCATTTTTCAGTGCGTACTCACCATCGAATGCTAATTCATTACTAATGAGTTGATTGTTGATAGGTGTCCCGTCAGAATCAGTTACCTGCCATCCGTTTTGGTTGTGGAGGTTACCAAGTGTAAAACCTTCAGAGGACTCGAATGAAATGGTTTCTTGAGCGAAAATGTAGTTGGCTATAATGCAAAAAGCGATTGCGTAAATTTTCTTCATATACAAAAGTGTATTGATAAAAAACTTCTTTCACATTGTTTTTACCCGACAAAAAGGAAAGAAGTTGTATGGTTAGTATTTTAGATTATTTTAGTAAAAAAGTTAGTGTTTTTTGCATAAACTCTTTGGGGTTTTCGGCGTGTAAC from Weeksella virosa DSM 16922 encodes:
- a CDS encoding T9SS type A sorting domain-containing protein gives rise to the protein MKKIYAIAFCIIANYIFAQETISFESSEGFTLGNLHNQNGWQVTDSDGTPINNQLISNELAFDGEYALKNGFDDAYGFQWFPIFGATKTFDTPYDFTDGFSISYKVYPTEGNKSNFEFTGFGIKDDEYVAVFGLAFDNNGTAYVYTTEDYRSTRISNFSWTPKKWYSVRVEIDPETIKYWVDDSLIFTGENFSKTQIVGLNMVHDNFGGDAYYDLIKINEEKLSTSDTKTAVFKLYPNPVEKEFLIDLPNQEQIKSITIYELSGKKILETTQKKVFVQQLSKGVYLIKIETEKGKSYSKKFIKK